One part of the Magallana gigas chromosome 5, xbMagGiga1.1, whole genome shotgun sequence genome encodes these proteins:
- the LOC105325285 gene encoding kynurenine aminotransferase produces MNSTKHRFSNRIVNEQKSNIWEEILQLSGKYGALNLALGFPDFAPPKHVRNALENVSNQSNHMIHHYTRTLGHPRLVKILAKIYSRELQQTLDPMKNVVTTIGAYEAMYAAFQALVNPGDEVILLEPCYEPYKVVAGLSGATVRYVPLIPKEGSNESDDWKFNLENLKAAFNEKTKAIVVNSPMNPLGKVFTREELQEIADLCVQFDVLCFSDEVYEWLIYGERHFVRMATLNGMADRTITMGSAGKTFSVTGWKIGWAIGPAHLISAMHLFHHLAVRGTPSVLQEALAIAFETEESRIGNPDCYFSLLSKQMEQKRNELSTYLSDAGLQPITPGGGYFIVADISSIDTEDGVNPNSQEAYDSQFVKWAIKEKKLTLIPLSIFYSEEHRHYGDKFVRVCFAKTEDSLQKARGILKNWNHTHENGVTNGHNGHNGVLNGNGMNGIK; encoded by the exons ATGAATTCTACAAAGCATAGATTTTCCAACAGAATAGTGAACGAACAGAAGAGCAATATTTG gGAGGAAATATTGCAGTTATCTGGGAAATACGGGGCTCTTAATTTAGCCTTG GGGTTTCCGGATTTCGCCCCACCAAAGCACGTTCGGAATGCACTTGAAAACGTATCTAACCAATCCAATCACATGATTCACCATTACACCAGGACACTT GGCCATCCAAGATTGGTAAAAATTCTAGCGAAAATCTACAGCCGGGAACTTCAGCAGACGCTGGACCCCATGAAGAACGTGGTGACCACCATCGGAGCTTACGAGGCTATGTACGCAGCTTTCCAGGCTCTGGTCAACCCAGGCGATGAG gtaATCCTTCTCGAGCCGTGTTACGAGCCGTACAAGGTTGTGGCGGGACTATCGGGGGCAACGGTGCGCTATGTTCCCTTAATTCCA aaAGAAGGATCAAACGAAAGTGACGACTGGAAATTTAACCTTGAAAACCTGAAGGCTGCATTTAATGAGAAAACAAAAGCCATTGTTGTTAACAGTCCTATGAACCCACTGGGGAAG GTTTTTACCAGAGAGGAGCTACAGGAGATAGCAGATCTTTGTGTTCAATTCGatgtactttgtttctctgACGAGGTTTACGAATGGCTAATCTATGGGGAGAGACACTTTGTTCGAATGG CCACTCTCAATGGGATGGCTGACCGAACGATTACAATGGGCAGTGCTGGCAAAACATTCAGTGTCACGGGGTGGAAAATTGGGTGGGCTATCGGCCCCGCCCACCTCATCTCCGCCATGCACCTGTTCCATCATTTAGCTGTCCGTGGAACACCGTCTGTGCTACAG GAAGCGCTAGCAATAGCTTTTGAAACAGAGGAAAGTCGAATTGGAAATCCAGACTGCTACTTCAGTTTGCTGTCCAAGCAGATGGAACAGAAACGGAACGAACTGTCAACTTACCTGAGTGACGCTGGTCTCCAACCTATCACACCCGGGGGAGGCTACTTCATTGTGGCTGACATCTCATCTATAG ATACTGAGGACGGTGTAAATCCGAACAGCCAGGAAGCATACGATTCACAGTTTGTAAAATGGGCTATAAAGGAGAAG AAACTTACCCTGATACCCCTGTCTATATTCTACAGCGAAGAACACAGACATTACGGAGACAAATTTGTTCGAGTTTGTTTTGCAAAG ACAGAAGATTCGCTTCAGAAAGCTAGAGGAATATTGAAAAACTGGAACCATACACACGAAAATGGCGTAACCAATGGTCATAATGGACACAATGGGGTTCTTAATGGCAACGGAATGAATGGAATAAAATAG